GGAGCTGCACAAGAAGTAGGATGAGGCCAACTGGTCGAATCTTTATTCTGGACTTTACTCACTCTAAGTGCATTTATTGTAGCTTTTTTATACAACTGACTAAAACCTAtagtgaaaaaaaaaccaatctATGTTCGACGTTCATCCTGGACTGGAGACTTGAAGTTAAAGGCTAACTGCGCAGGAGCGGCCATCAGATCTTCCTCGGCCTGCTCTTCACCATGCTGCAAGAGCTCTGTGGGCGCAGCCGACTCCTTGTGGGGCTGATTGTCCGGAATCTTTACCTGCATGTCCACCGCAAAGAAAGAGTCGTCGAAGTTTATTCGGTTGCGCTCGTCCTGCTCCAGATACATGGCTTTGGGCGCAGTTGCTCCGCCCATGGCCCTCTCATAGGTGTTCAGCCACTTGAGATTGAGGTTGATATGCTTGTTGGCAGCGTTAAACTTCTTTGGCTTCTTTTTTGGCTTTTCCGCGTAGTAGTTGTGCTCCGTCTTTTGCGGCGGAGGAGCAATCTTCTCCAGCATTCGGCTCTTGGCATCCAGCTTAGGCTCCACAAAGTCGTATAGAGGTAAATAGAAGTTATACGGCTGCTCCGTTGGCGGCAGCAACCGCTGCTGGGGCTGCACTTGCTCCTGCACCTGACTACTGGCCTCCGCCATGGCATCTTCCTCTAGAGCCGGACCAAAGATTTCCCCAGCACGCCGCAGCAGATTCTCCAAACGCTCTATGGTGATGATGTGGGGATGGATGAGCTGGACATCGTCGTGCAGCTGTGCCCGCCGAGCTGTTGGTGGTTTGGCCACCACGCTACAGCAAAAGGCGCCCAAAACCAACTGCAAGGATTTGAAAACTTAGTCCGATTTTCGCACTGAGCGGTCAAGCCCAACAACTTACAACCAGTAAACCATTCATGTCCAATTTAATTCCCATAGCTTTGAACGTTTCACTTTCTGCTCCTCATAGGCAGTGCTCCAATTGAACCACCTTCACTTTCTTAGATCTGAAACGATGTGAGGCCTCCTTGGAGCTGGCCAATTCATTTATACTGGCGCTACGTGCTCGAAACGGAAGCTCGGAAGTCTCCGCCATCAATGGCCAACAAAAAACCTGCACGGAccctggctggctggctgggagAAAACTAGTTTCCCACAcaagaaataaatatgtaaCGAGCCAACTAACTAGACTGCACATGTATGCACACGCCAGAGCGCATAATAATGTTAATGTAACAACGATGGTGATACCGATGCTGGGAGTTGAACAAACTGGAACTGCCAGAGACGAACCGTTTGCCACTCATAATGAGTCCGAGCGATTGCCTCCTGCCTAGCCGTCGAAATTGGACAATTTCAGGCAGTGGCCGAGGAAAAGTCGGGCGGTCCAAGAGCTGTGCGGTGCAAGTGCATTGACCCACACAATTATTTCCGCAGCATTGGCGACGAATGTGTGAACTCGTTTCGATTGTTTCGACTCATTGCCCGTATAAGTGCAAGTTCAAAGCTGCAGGAAATGCTAAACGACGACATAATGGCAAAAGTGTAACGGCCACAACTTGTTCGTTGACACGATCATCGAAAATCACCGGGTTGTGTTACACATATGTGGGTTTTATTCAACGTATCAGCTCAATTCTATTCCTATCACGATTGTCGCAGCTCGGGCAGTCCTTTAATTATAACATCCAGCGCCCTCAGGTCCTTGTTGACGGTATCGCTCAGCACCTCCATGGCGCGCTGCTGCATGCTCAGGAAGGTCTTCATCTCGTCCTCCGATTCCTTGTCGAGGGCATACTCGGCCCCACCGTTGGCGGCGAATTGATTGCGCTGCATGCGCATCTGGGAGAGCAACTCGCTGAGTCGGCCCTTGAATTGTGTTGGTGCGGACACGACAGCCAGCATGTTCTGTAGTTTGGTGCGCATGGCCTCCTCCTCGGGCGTCAAGGAAGTGCCCACCTTGCGGGTGCACTCTTGTTTCACTATTATCTGTGGGTGAAAAATGTGGATTTCTAAATGTAAAATAAAGTTGGGTATTTAACTACTTGTCCCTACCCTTAGTATGCGATGACTGAGCTCGGCCAGTTTCCGTTTATGTTCAAGTATCTTCGCTGTGGCTGTGGCGTGGCGCTTCTTGAGTTCTGTCAGCTCACCCTCCACCTTCTTTATGTACAATGCGTGCGTGTCCGTTTCTTGCTCCTGACACTTAACGCGCCACTTCAAGTCGCTGAAGCCCACCATGGGCACTGGTAAATATATAGTAGGATCTGGATTGTCGGAATTGGCCTGACGCCACATGCGCGGATCCACGCCACGGGGTGGATTTTCAAGGTACTCCCTTAATTGATCTTCGTCGGGTAATACCAGAGCCAAAGCCTCCACAACACCAAGATTATTGAGCTGCGGTTTCAGCGACGCCTGATTTAGGTAGCTTGACAGATCGGTGGCCAATATACGCTTGCTTTCGTTGGGAGCATGCGGCAGTTTTTCCTCGACGTAAATAACCATTTGGCACTTTTTGTTCTCCAGCTCCTTAATGGAATCTATGTGAACAAGCATGTTGGGCTTGCTCCCGAATAAACTGTGAAGCGTTTGAATCACTTGTTGCTGGTGTGGccttaaataaaatgaattaataCCATTGCCATGATGTAGACAAGCACTACAACTTACTTGACAGCTGAGAGTTCTCGGCAGAAGTTAAGAGCCACCAGTCCCAACTTGTTATCCTTGCCCGGCATACGACTGTAACCTATGGCCTTGAACCGGCACATCACGTTCTCCGGCGTAATGTCTACCGGCGCCGCACTCTGGGAGTAAAACATCTTCCCAGTGCCCCACGTAGCCTGCAAGTAGTTCCATTTGGCCACTATTTTGTCCCGTTCATCACCGAAAATGGATACATTCAGAATGGATTGGGCAAACGCCTCGTCAGCCGATATGGGCGctggttgctgctgcggctgtcCAAGCATGAAGCTGGTGCCGCCGAATCCACCAAATCCCGGCGTAACTGTTGTATTCGCTGGTTTACCAAATGCTGAAACATAAACCAGGTTAGGAATATcacagaaaaacaaataacaaatcGCAAATAACTTACTAGATCCGAAGGCTCCGCCCCCAAAGCCAGTGGACTGGTTGGTGCCAAAGCCGCCAAAAGCAGGTGCCGACGTTGTGGTTGTGCCAAAGCCGGAAAATCCACTTGCTGTCGCTGTACTCGCAGCTGCCTGTTGGCCGAATCCGCTAAAAGCAGGTGGTGCTGCACTAGTCGCTGGAGCGCCGAACAGACCGGCCTGACTTGTTGCCGGAGCTGCTCCAAATCCGCCAAAACCGCCTCCTCCCAGACCCGTGCCCGCTGTTGTGGTTGTCGCCGCACCAAATGCCGGAGCACTGCCAAAGGCGGAGCCGCCAAAGGCAGAAGTTCCTGTGGCGGCTCCAAAAGCAGGGGCTGCAGCGGTTGCTCCAAAGGCGGAACCTGCTCCGAAGGCAGAAGTCGCAGGTTGGGCGCCAAAAGCCGGAGTCGATGTGGCCTGTGCTCCGAAAGCGGgtgctggctggctggttgcAGCTGTGCCTCCAAACGGCGATCCGAAGAGGCCACCGGTTGCTGAACAAAAGAGATAAGAAGACCAAAAATGGGTCAGTGTTTTGAAAACTATGCTTCTGCCTTGGATTCTTATCTGCGATTTCGGGTTCCAAAATTCTACAGAAGCTGCCCTTAGTTTGCCTCAAGCTGTGGTCGCCTGCTGGTCGTGGAAAATGGCTCTGGTTTTTATATTGCTGATCCTCCTGCTGGGTTTCGTGGGATACGTAGCCTATGTGGTCCACAAGAAGGGGTGAGCATCTTTGTCTGGCCACAAGAGAACGCTGACACTACGTAGCTCGCCCCACATCCAGCATAGATCCCAAGGACATCCGCATCCACAGCCTGCAGGACGCTAAGAAGCTGCTGAAGCCTCCGCCAAGTGGAAATGGACCCCACAAATACTTGGAGAAAAGGGCATGAGGCCTTGTTTACGGAAACTCACTTTTGGCCGGCGTGCTTGTTGCTCCCAGCGACGTGTTGGCTCCGAAGAACGACATGATGCGGTATTCTGAAGGACGTTACTTTGCCGCACAGTTTGGGTTGCCTTTCTTAGGGGCCGGAATTTGtacaattataatttattgtaATAAAATTAGTCTTAATCCTAATAAACGTAAAATTTTGGCGCTTTCTAGCAGTGTTACCAGATTGTGAAtgagcactcccccttgctaaCAACAACACTTGAATTGCCCATAATAATTTGGTAACACTGTCGCGCGGTCTAAGTTATCGATAGTCTTAGACCAGATTTCGGATTGTTAGTACGCTATAATTTGAAATTTGGCGGTTTATTGTTTTGCGCCACTTCACTGAATATAATATCCTCGTTTCTTGTTACTACTTTTCTTTTTGATTTAGAAACATTCTtgaattttgttgttttcatcACACTCTTATAATTAAACGCTCTTTGGGCTTGTTCTTTTCTTTATTGATACACTTATAGCATAGCATAGTATAGATTTTGGTTATCAATAGACATACACCATATACAAATTTCCTTGAAATTATTCCAATTTAATTGCAATAACGTTCAAAATTCATCGCAACCTCTGCTCACCAGATCCAAAGagatacatttatatatatcaaTTACAAATTCGTGTCGCACATTAgcaaattttttgaaatttgccaAAATTAACAGTGAAACTAATAATACGATCCGAGGGTTATAGCCCGATCTATACAAGAtctgtttatgtttatgtttatacAAGTCAATGCCGCGATTATCTTGTTTTGTAGCTTCTGCTAGTTCGATTGCAACTCGagatttgatttaatttcgAGCTGTGCGTTAAAAACTAGGGTGCATACATTATTTCTGATTTAGTGTTTTGGAAGTTAGTGGTCTTCGGATATATCGCTCTTATTTCTGGCTAATTCagatgttttttttaaatttgtataatttaatATGTATGTGTTCGCATATATGCACGTTCTAAAACTAGGTTTGTgttaacaaaaacaaaaaaattataacaATTTTGTAAATGGAAATACAATAATAGTTTGCGTTCGTATGAGTGGATGAGTATAATGATTTTTGGGGCAACGGACCGAAGCATCAAGGAGGAAAGGAAGAAACAATTTAGAAAACATGGGCAACAACGCAAGGAGGTAGCGAACAAGCGGTCGGAAAACGCGTTTCTCATACACTTCGAAATACGTAGGCGCATATATCTCGATTGGTTGTGAACGtgctatatatatgtatgtaacaTTTCGATTAGTATGCGCGTGATTCATAAAGTAGACAAGTACATGTTCTAGTGGCCTCCGGTGTGCTCGCTATCCTCGCCGCCGCTTCCTCAGAATACGAAGCGGTTGATGTTCATGCCCAGTCCATTGCTTCCACATCCTCCGGGCGGCGGCGGCCCCTTGTCGTCTTCGTCACCATCGCCATCGAAGTTGTGGCGGCTGACAAACGCATTGCCATGACCGCTGTTGCCACGCTTAAAGCGTTGCATCTTCAACTCTTCGTTGTAAACATGGTTGTCCTTTCTTACGTAGTCGCGAAGTCGACGCggcagctcctccagcttcAAAGGCGGCGCCAGCGGCACAGAGACCACCTGGTCATTTGAGCGCGATACCATACTCGAACTGCAGCTGGCCGTAGCCGAATTAGACTCATTGGAGTGGCCGCACATCTTGTAGAACAGGATGTAGGGCGTGTTGGGCGAAGTGAGATTGTGCATCTCCTCCGGTTTGGAGTGGGTAACCACGTTATCGTTGAACTTGTACCAATTCTTGGCTTGATCCGCCGCGAACGTAAAGTAATGGCCGGAATCCATGCTGTACCCGGCGTGCACAACACCCGCATACAGATCATAGTGCACAGTTGAAATCTCCTGCAGCGAGTCCTTTGCCGACATTTTTACTGTGACCTAGCGTGCGAAATGGTTAGCCAAACTTGTAGCGGAGAAATTCACTGCGATACTTACGCTCTCATCGTGGAACACCTTATGCATGAGCTTGGTGCGGAAGTGGTACTTCTGATCGTACTTGAACTGCTTAAGCGTGAGAATAAGGTTCTTCGGTGCCTGGGTGACCCCGATGTGGCGCTCCGCATCGCAAAGCCTCTTGCATTGTGGACAGAAATATTGATTCTCACCGTCCAGCTTCTCGGGCGAGCAGTAGTACTCGATCAGATCCTGCACAGAGTAGTTGGTGGCTCCACAGTCTTCCTGATCATCGGGAAATGACAGCTGGAGTTCGCGGAAGCTGTCCTCGTTACGGCTCTCCCAGCCGCAGCTCAAACATCGGTAGGTGGTGGAAAGCTTGCCAGCGAACGTCTTGTCAATGGTAGATGGTGGCCTCGCCTGATCGACCTGCTGGTCCTGCTGCTGTAAGCCGTTGGTGGCTTTGGTGGGAGTCGCGGGTAGTGTCGGTGTGGGCTTGTGATTACAATTGTCACTGTTGCTTCCACTGCTGAGCTCGTGATCCTTGCTGTTGTACGGAATTACCCCGCTCGACAATATATCCTCGCTCAGCAGTGCGGGCACATCGTCCATTTCCTTGCCGGTCTTTGAAGGACCAACACTGTGACCAGTGACTAAGGAGTTGCCGATCTCGTGCTCGTGCAGCAAGTCGAGCAGATGTCCTAGGAACTCAGAGCTGTCCTGTTGTAGGCCGGGCGTGAAACTTGGCGGCCGGGTGGCGTTCAGCACTTTCGAAGGCGTCAGTTCGTAGCGCAGCGAGTGGTGCATCAGGGCGATCTGCTGCTGCACTTTCATGAGCAGCACTGAATTGCCTTCGATAAGCAGGATTTGCCTGCTAAAACTGCAAATGAAAAAGGAGTATATGTAGTTTGTTATTGTATTTTTACaactaaatataaaaagctAATAAGCGGGTATGCTGATTATTTTCGTTAGCGGAATTTGAGACGTAAAACCAATTTATAAACAAGAGGCGCCGCAAATATAGACCCGATTTTTTTATCATAAATATGAGGCAAAGATTTTATATTGCTCTTCAACTTTGGGGTGAGGTGAGGTTTCTCCATTTGATCTTTACTTACTCGCTTGTCATGGCTAGCGCCTGTAGTACGCTATTCATGTAGCAGGTGTTCCCCAGGTTAACGAGTCCAACCCTTGCATTCCGCCGACCCCACGGCTGGGCATTCTCATGCATTGCCTGCGCCAGAGCCACGCAATTGGGAGAGGGCTCATATGTCTGCAGGGCCTTTTTGGTTGCAACATAGAGCTCATCCTGATCGTAGAAACGTAGCATTAGGGCGCTGGTTAGGTCGACCAGCTGCTGCAGACACTTCTTGGTTTCCAGGCCAATCTCGTCCATGGTGGCCGACTGATTCTTCACATACTGCAGGACTCGTGGGATCCTTGGCAAGATCTAAAAGGGTAACCAAGCAATTGTCAATAAAGATGTTGAATGTTTAAGTGGCGCGTTTACCTTGTGAAAAACCTCGGGGGTCTGATTAATCGTTGACAGCATGTGAAACACAACCGGTGCGGCCTTTTGCCTCAGCGCCGGAAAGATCATCACGTGGAACAGCTTCTCGATGTTGTCCATTGCAATCTCGTCGAGCAGCGCCATTTTGCCCTGATCCCTTAGCCCCTTGAGAAGCGCCAGCACCCAGAGATTGAGGGTGCTGCAAAAGGTGCAGTACGTGATCCAATCACAGAGCAGGTTCACCGTCTTCTTAATGCTCGAGTCCTGCACATTCTGTTCCAGTAGCGAGTGTACAGCCTCCAGGATCTGCGTGGAGTCGAACAGCTGGAACACAATGGCCACGGCACACGAGGGTGGTGGTTCGAACGGCGACTTGGTGATCAGCTCGTAGACGACACGCAGGTAGAACATTTGGTGGAACTTCTCGTTGCGCGTGGCCAGAAAGGCGCCGACCTGGCAGACGTCTTCCTTTAGGCGTGGACAGGATGCGCCTCGTGGAATTTGCAGACGGGCCAAGTCCACGATAACCCTCTCGCAGATGGCCATCACATTGTGGCCTTGCTCAGGCATATCGATGCTTTGGAGGTATGCCAGCAGGGCCTTAATGTCCCGCTTGCCCGATCGGTTGGAGTTCAGGCTCTCGCCAGCGGGCGATCCCGTGTCCATGCCCTTTGGCACTACGTTCTCTTCGGCGTTCGCCAGTCCGTTCGCGGACATGGGTTTGGCGTTGGGCGGAATGCCGTTGCCAGCTCCTCCGGCATTATCCGAGGCGTCACCCGCCTCGCTGTTATTCTGCTTAACGGCCATTTCGCGCTTCACTCGCCTGGCGTGGGCGTGGACGTGGGTGGCACAAAGGCTTGTGGACCACAGAATTGACTGGAACTTCCAGTTGCCGATGGGCGGAGGCGTGGGCTTGCCTAGCGCCCGAACACAGCGGCTTTTTCGTTGCCTGCGACTCTGAGCGAGGAGTCTGAGCCGCGTGTCCTTGAACCGGGCTCCGTTACGTGTCGTCTTTACGATTTGACTGCGACCTTTCAACGGGTCTCGAGTGCGCCTCGATCCCTGCCCGATCCTGGCCAGAAGCTGCGCCCCGCCACCAGTGCTTCAGAACAGAGTCCTAGACGAATGTGGTGCACGGCAGGGTCGGTGGCCCGTGCCACATCTAAGGCTCCTCTTTTTTCGGATTACCTGCTCTGCTTTAGCTTCGATTGCTTGTTTACACGTCGCCCGTTCGACAAAATAGCCCGAATAGATTTGATTCGCCCTAAAAACTACAATTTTGACTGCTTTAAAACGAATTCTTTGTGATATTTCGGATTTGTTAATGTTGTCTACTGAGTCAGTGAAAGCGTTATCGACACGTTCAGACTGAATGACGGCCAGGGCGACACTGCATGACAAGTCGGGGTGTGTGAGAATGAGGTGGCACAAAAATtcttaattgtatttgtatGCTGAGTAATGCTTACTAATAAAAATTACTATTTTGATTTAAGTTGCTATATGTAGCCCTTAAAAAAGTAATTTAGGTCTTACAAACCGCGCTACCAGATCCATTCAAATTGAGGAGGCCTGAACGTCCATAAGCCTCCCAAAATAGCGTTGCCATTAGACAGCTGTTCGCTGCGAATGGCTATTTATGTTTGTTTTGACTCGGCTTTCGAATATTTCGTAAAATAAACCATTTAAAGGCATCACATTTATATTCACAAATATAGGCGCGATGCACCCAGGGCAAATTGAGGTCAACGAGGTCAATGGCTATTGGACATTTCTGCTGAGCGTGAGATACTTGCCTACATGGAATCAAGAATCAAGAATCCGGCAAACTGTCACTATTTTTGCAGATCGATTGGAAGGATCCCTGGCTTATTGGCCTTATTTTGGCGCATATCCTAACCACCACCACTGCCCTGCTCAGCAGGAACAACTCCAACTTCCAGGTTTTCCTCTTCCTAATACTGTGTACGTGGACTTAGTGGCATTCTTTATTTAGCGATAAATGGTTTCGATTCTCGCATGTGCTTTATCTTCCTCAGTGCTGGCGGTCTACTTCACGGAGAGCATCAATGAGTTCGCTGCTCACAATTGGAGTTCCTTTTCCAGACAACAATACTTCGATAGCAACGGCCTGTTTATCTCGACAGTTTTCTCAATACCTATTTTGCTTAACTGTATGCTTTTGATCGTAAGTAATAGTGTTTTCACTGCGTGAAGTGTGTATTTATCTTTACTTATTTGCAGGGCACTTGGCTCTACAACTCCACGCAGCTGATGGTGACTCTAAAAACAGCGCAGCTCAAGGAGCGAGCTCGCAAGGAACGCCAGACTAAGACGGATTCGGAGTCCATAGCACATGAAAAGGCGGAGTAGAACTTAGGCCTTTACTATATGCAGTTTAAAACACAAGTAGAGCTGTGAAATTATGTTTTATGCTTTAAATGGATTTTGCTGCCATCTAGATCTAGTTTTCAGCTAGCTCAACAGCTCTCGgcttgaaaataaatttaattagtaTAATCAAACTTAAAGAATTTGTAAATTTAGGCTATTTTTACATCTTGTTTTACTTAGCGAAGACACACCCCGCACATGAACTTCATATTAAGCAAAGAATCACACCAGTTACCGTTACCACCTTGGTTGAAGCAGATTTTACTATCACCTAAAGTTTTCTATATATCACGTAATATCAACTAGTTTGCAATTTTTGACGAAATTAACATTATAGATCCAAACAGCTCATTGCCTGTACCAATTTCTGATCTGTGCGCCAAGACTTTAATTTCAAACTAGAAGCTTGTTGGACTTGTGACATTTTTTAGTACCAATTCAATTGGGACCCCTCCGCCGTCTGGTAACACTGTGC
This genomic interval from Drosophila mauritiana strain mau12 chromosome 2R, ASM438214v1, whole genome shotgun sequence contains the following:
- the LOC117135795 gene encoding uncharacterized protein LOC117135795, which translates into the protein MGIKLDMNGLLVLVLGAFCCSVVAKPPTARRAQLHDDVQLIHPHIITIERLENLLRRAGEIFGPALEEDAMAEASSQVQEQVQPQQRLLPPTEQPYNFYLPLYDFVEPKLDAKSRMLEKIAPPPQKTEHNYYAEKPKKKPKKFNAANKHINLNLKWLNTYERAMGGATAPKAMYLEQDERNRINFDDSFFAVDMQVKIPDNQPHKESAAPTELLQHGEEQAEEDLMAAPAQLAFNFKSPVQDERRT
- the LOC117135791 gene encoding probable nucleoporin Nup54 → MSFFGANTSLGATSTPAKTTGGLFGSPFGGTAATSQPAPAFGAQATSTPAFGAQPATSAFGAGSAFGATAAAPAFGAATGTSAFGGSAFGSAPAFGAATTTTAGTGLGGGGFGGFGAAPATSQAGLFGAPATSAAPPAFSGFGQQAAASTATASGFSGFGTTTTSAPAFGGFGTNQSTGFGGGAFGSTFGKPANTTVTPGFGGFGGTSFMLGQPQQQPAPISADEAFAQSILNVSIFGDERDKIVAKWNYLQATWGTGKMFYSQSAAPVDITPENVMCRFKAIGYSRMPGKDNKLGLVALNFCRELSAVKPHQQQVIQTLHSLFGSKPNMLVHIDSIKELENKKCQMVIYVEEKLPHAPNESKRILATDLSSYLNQASLKPQLNNLGVVEALALVLPDEDQLREYLENPPRGVDPRMWRQANSDNPDPTIYLPVPMVGFSDLKWRVKCQEQETDTHALYIKKVEGELTELKKRHATATAKILEHKRKLAELSHRILRIIVKQECTRKVGTSLTPEEEAMRTKLQNMLAVVSAPTQFKGRLSELLSQMRMQRNQFAANGGAEYALDKESEDEMKTFLSMQQRAMEVLSDTVNKDLRALDVIIKGLPELRQS
- the LOC117135796 gene encoding uncharacterized protein LOC117135796 isoform X2 — protein: MEAALSLPQAVVACWSWKMALVFILLILLLGFVGYVAYVVHKKGIDPKDIRIHSLQDAKKLLKPPPSGNGPHKYLEKRA
- the LOC117135796 gene encoding uncharacterized protein LOC117135796 isoform X1, with product MLLPWILICDFGFQNSTEAALSLPQAVVACWSWKMALVFILLILLLGFVGYVAYVVHKKGIDPKDIRIHSLQDAKKLLKPPPSGNGPHKYLEKRA
- the LOC117136415 gene encoding ubiquitin carboxyl-terminal hydrolase 35, which produces MAVKQNNSEAGDASDNAGGAGNGIPPNAKPMSANGLANAEENVVPKGMDTGSPAGESLNSNRSGKRDIKALLAYLQSIDMPEQGHNVMAICERVIVDLARLQIPRGASCPRLKEDVCQVGAFLATRNEKFHQMFYLRVVYELITKSPFEPPPSCAVAIVFQLFDSTQILEAVHSLLEQNVQDSSIKKTVNLLCDWITYCTFCSTLNLWVLALLKGLRDQGKMALLDEIAMDNIEKLFHVMIFPALRQKAAPVVFHMLSTINQTPEVFHKILPRIPRVLQYVKNQSATMDEIGLETKKCLQQLVDLTSALMLRFYDQDELYVATKKALQTYEPSPNCVALAQAMHENAQPWGRRNARVGLVNLGNTCYMNSVLQALAMTSDFSRQILLIEGNSVLLMKVQQQIALMHHSLRYELTPSKVLNATRPPSFTPGLQQDSSEFLGHLLDLLHEHEIGNSLVTGHSVGPSKTGKEMDDVPALLSEDILSSGVIPYNSKDHELSSGSNSDNCNHKPTPTLPATPTKATNGLQQQDQQVDQARPPSTIDKTFAGKLSTTYRCLSCGWESRNEDSFRELQLSFPDDQEDCGATNYSVQDLIEYYCSPEKLDGENQYFCPQCKRLCDAERHIGVTQAPKNLILTLKQFKYDQKYHFRTKLMHKVFHDESVTVKMSAKDSLQEISTVHYDLYAGVVHAGYSMDSGHYFTFAADQAKNWYKFNDNVVTHSKPEEMHNLTSPNTPYILFYKMCGHSNESNSATASCSSSMVSRSNDQVVSVPLAPPLKLEELPRRLRDYVRKDNHVYNEELKMQRFKRGNSGHGNAFVSRHNFDGDGDEDDKGPPPPGGCGSNGLGMNINRFVF
- the LOC117136416 gene encoding transmembrane protein 18, translated to MHPGQIEVNEVNGYWTFLLSIDWKDPWLIGLILAHILTTTTALLSRNNSNFQVFLFLILLLAVYFTESINEFAAHNWSSFSRQQYFDSNGLFISTVFSIPILLNCMLLIGTWLYNSTQLMVTLKTAQLKERARKERQTKTDSESIAHEKAE